The following are encoded in a window of Dysidea avara chromosome 4, odDysAvar1.4, whole genome shotgun sequence genomic DNA:
- the LOC136253065 gene encoding uncharacterized protein: MERRRKEERDALELRRVEEKNRRSIRGFNNDYMYTGPYTRQVENSEQSREEPLMEDCIIGAELKVAELVDDTSLLIDLQPELLQPKHDIATDCCIPAEIECQTEVTWNTVEQWINLLETLLHQRPEFSVSTILKGNDKLTRFYMGMPTYNSFVAFVNYIEPKALHLQPWQGSETAKLDEAVSAEVSSSRRKGFSSLPVAEQLFVVLIKLRRGLESLDVSVRD; the protein is encoded by the exons ATGGAGAGGAGAAGGAAAGAAGAGAGAGACGCACTGGAGCTTAGAAGAGTGGAGGAGAAGAATCGTCGAAGCATTCGTGGTTTTAACAACGACTACATGTACACTGGCCCATACACTCGTCAAGTAGAGAACAGTGAACAATCAAGGGAAGAaccactgatggaagactgtatCATTGGGGCAGAACTCAAGGTAGCAGAACTTGTAGACGACACGAGTTTACTGATAGATTTGCAGCCAGAATTGTTACAACCAAAGCACGATATTGCCACAGATTGTTGTATCCCAGCAGAAATAG AGTGCCAGACAGAAGTAACTTGGAACACAGTTGAACAGTGGATCAACCTGCTAGAAACATTGTTACATCAAAGGCCTGAATTCAGTGTGTCAACAATACTGAAGGGAAATGATAAACTGACTCGATTTTATATGGGAATGCCAACTTACAACAGTTTTGTAGCCTTTGTAAACTACATTGAACCCAAAGCTCTACATTTACAACCTTGGCAAGGAAGTGAAACTGCCAAGCTGGATGAAGCTGTTTCAGCGGAAGTGTCGAGTTCACGAAGAAAAGGGTTTTCGTCATTGCCAGTGGCCGAGCAGCTGTTTGTAGTTTTGATCAAGTTACGACGAGGGCTAGAATCTCTTGATGTTAGTGTAAGAGATTGA